The following is a genomic window from Niabella soli DSM 19437.
TGCAATTGCAAAATCCCTGAAACTTATAAACCGTCCCCTTAATTCGCTATCGATGGCGCATCCCGGATCCTTAACAGAAGCACAGGTCTTAAAAAAACTGCAGCAATATTGTGCGTACAGTGAGCGCTGCCATAGCGATGTGGTCAATAAACTTTATGAACTGGGCGTTTGGAAAAAAGAGCACGACACCATTATTGCTGCGCTGATAGAAGAGAATTACCTGAATGAAGAACGTTTTGCAAAAGCCTTTGCAGGCGGGCATTTCCGGCAAAAAAAATGGGGACGCAATAAAATAATAAAAGCACTGCAGCAAAAACAGGTC
Proteins encoded in this region:
- a CDS encoding regulatory protein RecX; the encoded protein is MAHPGSLTEAQVLKKLQQYCAYSERCHSDVVNKLYELGVWKKEHDTIIAALIEENYLNEERFAKAFAGGHFRQKKWGRNKIIKALQQKQVSPYCIKTGMKEIDEIAYTAVLRELFEQKWNSLKGEKNRFIKMRKTSDFLIQKGFEPELFSSLFKETDP